A genomic window from Dermacentor silvarum isolate Dsil-2018 chromosome 9, BIME_Dsil_1.4, whole genome shotgun sequence includes:
- the LOC125939659 gene encoding uncharacterized protein LOC125939659 yields the protein MIKSASLRAFVYLTIFLTRHCHVARSEIEILGSGVRPVNEPMGGPGPMPGDGDAPMGGGRELPGPGGESSSGDSEFGMSNSGGGGSRIIGLRRVGPLLNGGAPPGNMWNGNFGGNLPSSNLNGGGGGGDGGGGAPAVLGLGPGGSPLGSGNVDFEGGGDGSAFSGPGSGGSFGSGGGGFEGGNGGGLSSRFGAGFGGSSFGSGGGNFEGPQEGPGGNVNREGPPSGGFSGGGGGFGGSGFGGGGFGGGGFNGGGGAFTGTTSDRGYSGYGGATMPPRAPSSQGTREPQPETPKGSSEENSEETGW from the exons ATGATAAAATCCGCAAGCCTGCGCGCTTTTGTGTATTTGACGATATTtttgacaagacattgtcatg TTGCGCGCTCAGAAATAGAGATTCTTGGCTCCGGTGTCAGACCTGTGAACGAACCGATGGGTGGGCCAGGACCCATGCCTGGTGATGGAGATGCACCCATGGGAGGAGGTAGGGAATTGCCTGGGCCGGGCGGTGAAAGCTCCTCTGGGGATTCTG AATTTGGAATGTCCAACAGTGGCGGCGGCGGTTCCAGGATTATTGGACTCCGACGGGTGGGCCCCCTCCTGAATGGTGGTGCTCCTCCAGGCAACATGTGGAACGGCAACTTTGGAG GTAACTTGCCCTCCAGCAATCTCAATGGTGGTGGAGGCGGAGGTGATGGAGGAGGAGGTGCGCCGGCTGTCCTCGGCCTAGGCCCTGGTGGTTCTCCGTTGGGCTCCGGCAACGTTGACTTTGAGG GTGGAGGCGATGGCAGTGCTTTCAGTGGCCCAGGCTCGGGTGGCTCATTTGGATCCGGTGGCGGCGGTTTTGAAG GTGGAAATGGTGGAGGTCTATCATCTAGATTCGGTGCGGGCTTTGGTGGCTCATCGTTCGGGTCAGGCGGAGGTAATTTTGAAG GCCCACAAGAAGGTCCGGGGGGCAACGTCAACAGAGAAGGCCCGCCTTCGGGTGGATTCAGTGGAGGTGGTGGCGGCTTTGGCGGTAGCGGCTTTGGCGGTGGAGGTTTCGGCGGTGGCGGTTTCAACGGGGGTGGAGGTGCCTTCACCGGGACCACTTCAGATCGCGGTTATAGCGGTTATGGCGGCGCCACCATGCCACCGCGGGCACCATCATCGCAAGGAACGCGGGAACCGCAGCCAGAAACGCCAAAAGGCAGCAGCGAAGAAAATTCGGAAGAGACAG GCTGGTAA
- the LOC119464106 gene encoding ABC transporter F family member 4-like: MKVPGRMRRTVDLKVLLVLAVLAELSHGAHGASSYGMLDGSLAMARFRRSTSDQQAVFHNRVKREARKIKGEKGPWGFHPLYIGDEEGDEDEAEEEAPVKKQATPTTTTTTTTTKPPRRRGRGSDEEEEEERPRKHSRKHPKKRRPSSSEESDERRGGRRRGSRRRDESEEDSSERRRRRRKKKKPKRESEEESSEKRGSQAARPGGGATAGKMFNPKSQPGMSVTGFHPLYIGSEQGDEDEEEEETPKKRGNGGGGRKRDEEGSEEGGRRRRPARRRKGSEEEDSGEKRGRRKKVGGGSSEEEEGAKKKKPRGGDRGAGGGGGGGGIRGGGGAGGGNGGGGGGGGGPKGGGGRGPPAGAGGVKGYGRGFGRATASAENDDKNDDDDDMGF; the protein is encoded by the exons ATGAAGGTGCCAGGCAGGATGAGAAGAACTGTCGATTTGAAGGTTCTCCTGGTGCTAGCGGTTCTGGCCGAGTTGAGCCATG GAGCCCACGGCGCCAGCAGCTACGGGATGCTGGATGGATCCCTGGCCATGGCACGGTTCCGTCGATCTACGTCTGATCAGCAAGCTGTCTTCCACAACCGAGTAAAAAGAGAGGCGAGAAAAATTAAAGGTGAAAAGGGCCCTTGGGGATTTCATCCACTCTACATAGGAGACGAAGAAGGTGACGAAGATGAGGCTGAAGAAGAAGCGCCCGTGAAGAAGCAGGCGACCCCGACGACGACCACTACTACAACAACTACAAAGCCTCCTCGTCGCCGTGGTCGTGGCAGTGatgaggaagaagaggaggaacgACCGAGGAAGCATTCGAGGAAGCATCCGAAGAAGCGCCGACCAAGCAGCAGTGAAGAGAGTGACGAACGCCGCGGCGGTAGACGCCGGGGTTCACGCCGACGCGATGAATCAGAAGAGGACTCATCTGaacgaaggagacgcagacgcaagaagaagaagccgaagagagagagcgaggaaGAGAGCTCCGAGAAACGTGGCTCTCAGGCGGCTCGCCCTGGTGGAGGTGCAACGGCTGGGAAAATGTTCAATCCCAAGAGCCAACCCGGAATGAGCGTGACTGGTTTTCATCCTCTATATATTGGCAGCGAGCAGGGTGACGAGGACGAAGAGGAGGAAGAGACACCGAAAAAACGCGGCAACGGAGGCGGTGGCCGTAAGAGGGACGAAGAGGGCTCTGAAGAAGGCGGCCGGCGAAGACGTCCCGCTCGCCGGAGAAAGGGGTCGGAGGAAGAAGATagcggagagaagagaggacgCCGCAAGAAAGTTGGCGGCGGTTCCTCAGAAGAAGAGGAGGGCGCTAAAAAGAAAAAGCCTCGCGGAGGTGACAGAGGCGCTGGAGGAGGTGGCGGAGGTGGCGGCATTAGAGGAGGAGGCGGAGCCGGCGGAGGCAACGGTGGAGGAGGAGGCGGCGGTGGAGGCCCGAAGGGTGGGGGTGGTCGTGGTCCACCTGCAGGCGCAGGCGGTGTCAAAGGATATGGAAGAGGGTTCGGCCGGGCCACGGCTTCTGCAGAGAATGATGACAagaatgacgatgatgacgacatGGGCTTCTAA